A single genomic interval of Prunus dulcis chromosome 5, ALMONDv2, whole genome shotgun sequence harbors:
- the LOC117627544 gene encoding vacuolar protein sorting-associated protein 22 homolog 1-like: MDQYQLLGENVAKIRTDLMKEQLTTFRTQLEDFARKHKNDIRKNPAFRSQFHNMCTKVGVDPLASNKGFWAELLGIGDFYHELDRGAKLLTFAWQKDPTMEV, from the exons ATG GACCAATATCAGTTGTTAGGCGAGAATGTCGCCAAGATTAGAACCGATCTCATGAAGGAACAACTTACCACTTTTCGAACCCAGTTGGAAGATTTCGCTCGAAAACACAAG AATGATATTCGCAAGAACCCTGCTTTCAGATCACAATTTCATAACATGTGCACTAAGGTTGGAGTAGATCCCTTGGCCTCCAATAAGGGTTTCTGGGCAGAGCTCTTGGGGATTGGTGACTTCTATCATGAACTTG ACAGGGGTGCAAAATTGTTGACATTTGCTTGGCAAAAAGACCCCACAATGGAGGTTTGA
- the LOC117627545 gene encoding vacuolar protein sorting-associated protein 22 homolog 1-like: MVHQRRKSDREAVSEDDCLCAISWLKLNMAQGFVIVDDVERRLSWTTGCAIDAFDTLLDEGLAMIDDGHKDGIRRYWFPCVSSISTPGGADT; encoded by the exons ATGGTTCATCAGAGGCGAAAGAGTGATCGTGAAGCTGTTTCTGAGGATGATTGCCTGTGTGCTATAAGTTGGTTGAAGCTAAATATG GCTCAAGGATTTGTGATTGTTGATGACGTAGAGAGACGGTTATCTTGGACCACTGGCTGTGCAATTGATGCATTCGACACTTTACTAGAC GAGGGTCTTGCAATGATTGATGATGGCCACAAAGATGGTATTCGCCGATATTGGTTCCCTTGTGTATCTTCCATATCGACTCCAGGAGGAGCTGACACTTAA
- the LOC117627893 gene encoding alpha-1,3/1,6-mannosyltransferase ALG2-like isoform X1, giving the protein MSEGLHLPLFNDWGYFLLCANLKAFIDSLLSFDPLFSLNENLPRTGQSFICWKMAKKGSSKLNIAIIHPDLGIGGAERLVVDAAVELASHGHKVHVFTAHHDQNRCFEETISGTFPVTVYGAFLPRHIFYHLHALCAYLRCLFVAVCVLVMWPSFDVILADQVSVVIPLLKLKKSTKVLFYCHFPDLLLAQHTTILRRIYRKPIDFIEEMTTGIADKILVNSKFTASMFAKTFKRLHARGVQPAVLYPAVNVNQFDEPTNSYKLNFLSINRFEKKKNIDLAILAFSMLRTLGGDVLQGLNLAEASLTIAGGFDKRLKENVEYLEELRSLAEREGVSSQVNFITSCSTAERNALLSQCLCVLYTPKDEHFGIVPLEAMAAHKPVIACNSGGPVETVKDGVTGFLCEGNPREFSLAMAKLIQDPQMAQRMGTEARKHVTESFSTKIFGQNLNQYLVDIARTKRD; this is encoded by the exons ATGAGCGAGGGTCTTCATCTACCTCT ATTTAACGATTGGGGTTACTTCTTACTCTGTGCAAATCTTAAGGCTTTCATTGATTCACTGTTGAG TTTTGACCCATTATTCTCCTTGAATGAGAATTTACCAAGAACTGGACAATCTTTCATTTGTTGGAAAATGGCAAAGAAAGGAAGCTCAAAGTTGAATATTGCTATTATTCATCCTGATCTGGGTATAG GTGGAGCTGAAAGACTAGTTGTTGATGCGGCTGTGGAACTTGCATCCCATGGGCATAAAGTTCATGTTTTCACAGCGCACCATGACCAAAATCGCTGTTTTGAGGAGACTATTTCTG GTACCTTTCCTGTGACTGTATATGGCGCTTTCCTACCCCGACATATATTCTATCATCTTCATGCTTTGTGTGCATATCTGCGGTGCCTTTTTGTTGCTGTTTGTGTGCTGGTCATGTGGCCATCATTTGATGTGATACTAGCTGATCAGGTTTCTGTTGTCATCCCATTGCTGAAGCTAAAGAAGTCAACAAAG GTTCTTTTTTATTGCCATTTTCCAGATTTATTACTGGCTCAACATACAACTATTCTAAGGAGGATATATAGAAAACCGATAGACTTCATAGAAGAAATGACAACTG GAATTGCTGATAAGATTCTTGTTAATAGCAAATTTACGGCATCTATGTTTGCAAAGACCTTTAAGCGTCTTCATGCGCGAGGAGTTCAGCCAGCTGTTCTTTACCCAGCTGTCAATGTGAATCAGTTTGATGAACCCACCAATTCTTATAA GTTGAATTTTCTGTCCATCAACcgttttgagaagaaaaagaatatagACTTGGCaattttggccttttctatgCTTCGGACCCTAGGAGGAGATGTGCTTCAAGGCCTCAATCTGGCTGAAGCTTCCTTAACAATTGCAG GTGGTTTTGATAAGCGCttgaaggaaaatgttgagtactTGGAGGAGCTCAGAAGTTTAGCGGAAAGGGAAGGAGTGTCTAGTCAGGTTAACTTCATCACATCTTGCTCAACAGCTGAAAGAAATGCACTTCTCTCCCAATGCCTATGTGTTCTTTATACGCCAAAG GATGAACACTTTGGCATTGTTCCTCTGGAAGCGATGGCGGCTCACAAACCTGTTATTGCATGCAATAGTGGGGGCCCTGTAGAAACAGTTAAGGATGGTGTAACAGGATTTCTTTGTGAGGGTAACCCAAGAGAATTCTCCTTGGCTATGGCTAAACTCATTCAAGACCCACAGATGGCACAGAGAATGGGTACAGAAGCTCGAAAGCATGTCACGGAGTCATTCTCTACAAAAATATTTGGTCAGAATTTGAATCAATACCTTGTTGATATTGCTCGGACAAAGAGAGACTGA
- the LOC117627893 gene encoding alpha-1,3/1,6-mannosyltransferase ALG2-like isoform X2, giving the protein MREVEWFYGPVDDFWICICFFDPLFSLNENLPRTGQSFICWKMAKKGSSKLNIAIIHPDLGIGGAERLVVDAAVELASHGHKVHVFTAHHDQNRCFEETISGTFPVTVYGAFLPRHIFYHLHALCAYLRCLFVAVCVLVMWPSFDVILADQVSVVIPLLKLKKSTKVLFYCHFPDLLLAQHTTILRRIYRKPIDFIEEMTTGIADKILVNSKFTASMFAKTFKRLHARGVQPAVLYPAVNVNQFDEPTNSYKLNFLSINRFEKKKNIDLAILAFSMLRTLGGDVLQGLNLAEASLTIAGGFDKRLKENVEYLEELRSLAEREGVSSQVNFITSCSTAERNALLSQCLCVLYTPKDEHFGIVPLEAMAAHKPVIACNSGGPVETVKDGVTGFLCEGNPREFSLAMAKLIQDPQMAQRMGTEARKHVTESFSTKIFGQNLNQYLVDIARTKRD; this is encoded by the exons ATGAGAGAGGTCGAGTGGTTCTATGGGCCTGTTGATGACTTTTGGATATGTATTTGTTT TTTTGACCCATTATTCTCCTTGAATGAGAATTTACCAAGAACTGGACAATCTTTCATTTGTTGGAAAATGGCAAAGAAAGGAAGCTCAAAGTTGAATATTGCTATTATTCATCCTGATCTGGGTATAG GTGGAGCTGAAAGACTAGTTGTTGATGCGGCTGTGGAACTTGCATCCCATGGGCATAAAGTTCATGTTTTCACAGCGCACCATGACCAAAATCGCTGTTTTGAGGAGACTATTTCTG GTACCTTTCCTGTGACTGTATATGGCGCTTTCCTACCCCGACATATATTCTATCATCTTCATGCTTTGTGTGCATATCTGCGGTGCCTTTTTGTTGCTGTTTGTGTGCTGGTCATGTGGCCATCATTTGATGTGATACTAGCTGATCAGGTTTCTGTTGTCATCCCATTGCTGAAGCTAAAGAAGTCAACAAAG GTTCTTTTTTATTGCCATTTTCCAGATTTATTACTGGCTCAACATACAACTATTCTAAGGAGGATATATAGAAAACCGATAGACTTCATAGAAGAAATGACAACTG GAATTGCTGATAAGATTCTTGTTAATAGCAAATTTACGGCATCTATGTTTGCAAAGACCTTTAAGCGTCTTCATGCGCGAGGAGTTCAGCCAGCTGTTCTTTACCCAGCTGTCAATGTGAATCAGTTTGATGAACCCACCAATTCTTATAA GTTGAATTTTCTGTCCATCAACcgttttgagaagaaaaagaatatagACTTGGCaattttggccttttctatgCTTCGGACCCTAGGAGGAGATGTGCTTCAAGGCCTCAATCTGGCTGAAGCTTCCTTAACAATTGCAG GTGGTTTTGATAAGCGCttgaaggaaaatgttgagtactTGGAGGAGCTCAGAAGTTTAGCGGAAAGGGAAGGAGTGTCTAGTCAGGTTAACTTCATCACATCTTGCTCAACAGCTGAAAGAAATGCACTTCTCTCCCAATGCCTATGTGTTCTTTATACGCCAAAG GATGAACACTTTGGCATTGTTCCTCTGGAAGCGATGGCGGCTCACAAACCTGTTATTGCATGCAATAGTGGGGGCCCTGTAGAAACAGTTAAGGATGGTGTAACAGGATTTCTTTGTGAGGGTAACCCAAGAGAATTCTCCTTGGCTATGGCTAAACTCATTCAAGACCCACAGATGGCACAGAGAATGGGTACAGAAGCTCGAAAGCATGTCACGGAGTCATTCTCTACAAAAATATTTGGTCAGAATTTGAATCAATACCTTGTTGATATTGCTCGGACAAAGAGAGACTGA
- the LOC117627893 gene encoding alpha-1,3/1,6-mannosyltransferase ALG2-like isoform X3 gives MAKKGSSKLNIAIIHPDLGIGGAERLVVDAAVELASHGHKVHVFTAHHDQNRCFEETISGTFPVTVYGAFLPRHIFYHLHALCAYLRCLFVAVCVLVMWPSFDVILADQVSVVIPLLKLKKSTKVLFYCHFPDLLLAQHTTILRRIYRKPIDFIEEMTTGIADKILVNSKFTASMFAKTFKRLHARGVQPAVLYPAVNVNQFDEPTNSYKLNFLSINRFEKKKNIDLAILAFSMLRTLGGDVLQGLNLAEASLTIAGGFDKRLKENVEYLEELRSLAEREGVSSQVNFITSCSTAERNALLSQCLCVLYTPKDEHFGIVPLEAMAAHKPVIACNSGGPVETVKDGVTGFLCEGNPREFSLAMAKLIQDPQMAQRMGTEARKHVTESFSTKIFGQNLNQYLVDIARTKRD, from the exons ATGGCAAAGAAAGGAAGCTCAAAGTTGAATATTGCTATTATTCATCCTGATCTGGGTATAG GTGGAGCTGAAAGACTAGTTGTTGATGCGGCTGTGGAACTTGCATCCCATGGGCATAAAGTTCATGTTTTCACAGCGCACCATGACCAAAATCGCTGTTTTGAGGAGACTATTTCTG GTACCTTTCCTGTGACTGTATATGGCGCTTTCCTACCCCGACATATATTCTATCATCTTCATGCTTTGTGTGCATATCTGCGGTGCCTTTTTGTTGCTGTTTGTGTGCTGGTCATGTGGCCATCATTTGATGTGATACTAGCTGATCAGGTTTCTGTTGTCATCCCATTGCTGAAGCTAAAGAAGTCAACAAAG GTTCTTTTTTATTGCCATTTTCCAGATTTATTACTGGCTCAACATACAACTATTCTAAGGAGGATATATAGAAAACCGATAGACTTCATAGAAGAAATGACAACTG GAATTGCTGATAAGATTCTTGTTAATAGCAAATTTACGGCATCTATGTTTGCAAAGACCTTTAAGCGTCTTCATGCGCGAGGAGTTCAGCCAGCTGTTCTTTACCCAGCTGTCAATGTGAATCAGTTTGATGAACCCACCAATTCTTATAA GTTGAATTTTCTGTCCATCAACcgttttgagaagaaaaagaatatagACTTGGCaattttggccttttctatgCTTCGGACCCTAGGAGGAGATGTGCTTCAAGGCCTCAATCTGGCTGAAGCTTCCTTAACAATTGCAG GTGGTTTTGATAAGCGCttgaaggaaaatgttgagtactTGGAGGAGCTCAGAAGTTTAGCGGAAAGGGAAGGAGTGTCTAGTCAGGTTAACTTCATCACATCTTGCTCAACAGCTGAAAGAAATGCACTTCTCTCCCAATGCCTATGTGTTCTTTATACGCCAAAG GATGAACACTTTGGCATTGTTCCTCTGGAAGCGATGGCGGCTCACAAACCTGTTATTGCATGCAATAGTGGGGGCCCTGTAGAAACAGTTAAGGATGGTGTAACAGGATTTCTTTGTGAGGGTAACCCAAGAGAATTCTCCTTGGCTATGGCTAAACTCATTCAAGACCCACAGATGGCACAGAGAATGGGTACAGAAGCTCGAAAGCATGTCACGGAGTCATTCTCTACAAAAATATTTGGTCAGAATTTGAATCAATACCTTGTTGATATTGCTCGGACAAAGAGAGACTGA